One Effusibacillus pohliae DSM 22757 DNA segment encodes these proteins:
- the panB gene encoding 3-methyl-2-oxobutanoate hydroxymethyltransferase, with protein MTENGRTKMTTVKLQEMKANKRRISMVTAYDYPTARVVEEAGVDLILVGDSLGMVVLGHETTLPVTIDDMVHHTKAVKRGAPNTFVVADMPFLSAHVSIAETVRNAGCLIQEAGADAVKLEGGREMLEEIRALLKANIPVMGHLGLTPQAVNRLGGFKLQGKDAESAKRILHDAILLQEAGCFAIVLELVPAPLAEMISERLSIPTIGIGAGAGCDGQVLVIHDLLGITNQYIPRFVKQYAGLYETMVDAVRTYAQEVREGTFPGPDHQFGMKEEVIAALKRELQP; from the coding sequence ATGACGGAAAATGGCCGAACAAAAATGACGACCGTCAAGCTACAGGAGATGAAAGCAAATAAGCGGCGGATTTCGATGGTGACGGCGTATGACTATCCGACCGCCAGGGTGGTGGAAGAGGCGGGTGTCGACCTGATTTTGGTCGGGGATTCGCTCGGTATGGTCGTGTTGGGGCACGAAACGACGCTGCCGGTGACGATCGATGACATGGTGCACCATACAAAAGCGGTGAAGCGAGGCGCTCCCAATACGTTTGTGGTGGCTGACATGCCGTTTCTCTCCGCCCATGTCTCCATCGCCGAGACGGTCCGCAACGCCGGGTGCCTGATTCAGGAAGCGGGCGCTGATGCGGTGAAGCTCGAGGGCGGTCGCGAGATGCTGGAGGAGATTCGTGCACTGCTCAAGGCCAACATCCCGGTAATGGGCCACTTGGGGCTAACGCCGCAGGCGGTCAACCGGCTGGGCGGCTTCAAATTGCAGGGGAAAGATGCGGAGAGCGCCAAGCGGATTTTGCATGATGCGATCCTTTTGCAGGAAGCCGGTTGTTTCGCCATCGTCCTCGAACTGGTGCCGGCCCCGCTCGCTGAGATGATCTCGGAGCGGCTTTCCATTCCGACGATCGGGATTGGCGCCGGTGCGGGATGTGACGGACAGGTGCTGGTGATTCACGATCTGCTCGGCATCACGAATCAGTACATACCGAGGTTTGTCAAACAATATGCCGGATTGTACGAGACGATGGTCGATGCGGTCAGAACCTATGCGCAAGAGGTGCGCGAGGGAACGTTCCCGGGGCCGGACCACCAGTTTGGCATGAAAGAAGAAGTGATCGCCGCCTTGAAAAGGGAGCTGCAGCCATGA
- a CDS encoding CCA tRNA nucleotidyltransferase — translation MAGNGSRRVTDSRFDAALQVLAELERAGYQAYLVGGCVRDMLLGKRPEDYDVATDALPDEVQNLFPRTVPTGIRHGTVSVLIGGERIEVTTFRTEGAYLDARRPSEVRFVRSLEQDLARRDFTVNAMAMDRRGHLQDPFDGRRDLREKRIRAVGEADERFREDALRMLRAIRFAAALRAQIEERTWQAIRRHAGLMTEIARERIRDEWNKMLRADLSISINYLAASGLLPIVFPDISPRKVKASFAPHQGGEAARSRYVGTQDFVAERWRQAADFANRLPDKSDLRQAALFWQLGVDEATVQASLRRLRQPNSFVRSVAAILRAIPDSDPLTWTAETWRGYLYRHGKQAAIDAMRILGEASEADNGKIGRLLDKAIERQPIWSVRDLAVDGQDLIRELQIPPGPLVGQILTELTEWTLQHPACNNRQHLLAAARVLYQHWKNGSQKV, via the coding sequence ATGGCGGGAAACGGTTCACGGCGAGTGACGGACAGCCGCTTTGACGCGGCGCTGCAGGTGTTGGCCGAGTTGGAGCGGGCAGGCTATCAGGCGTATCTGGTCGGCGGCTGCGTGCGGGACATGCTGTTGGGGAAGCGGCCGGAGGATTATGACGTGGCGACAGACGCGTTGCCAGACGAGGTGCAAAATCTGTTTCCGCGCACGGTGCCGACCGGCATCCGGCACGGGACGGTCAGCGTGCTGATCGGTGGCGAGCGGATCGAAGTGACCACATTCCGGACGGAAGGGGCGTATTTGGACGCTCGCCGGCCGAGCGAAGTGCGGTTTGTCCGTTCGTTGGAGCAGGATCTGGCGCGCCGCGATTTTACGGTGAATGCGATGGCGATGGACCGCCGCGGCCACCTGCAGGATCCGTTTGACGGCCGACGCGATCTGCGGGAGAAGCGGATTCGGGCGGTCGGCGAGGCGGATGAACGGTTCCGTGAAGATGCGCTGCGGATGCTAAGAGCGATCCGGTTTGCAGCAGCGCTGCGGGCGCAGATCGAGGAACGGACATGGCAGGCGATCCGACGGCATGCGGGGCTAATGACGGAGATCGCCCGCGAGCGGATTCGGGACGAATGGAACAAGATGCTGCGGGCCGATCTATCGATCAGTATCAACTATCTCGCTGCATCTGGCCTGCTGCCGATCGTATTCCCCGACATTTCACCCCGCAAAGTGAAGGCAAGCTTCGCACCTCATCAAGGCGGCGAAGCCGCCAGGTCGCGCTATGTAGGGACCCAGGATTTTGTGGCTGAGAGGTGGCGGCAGGCGGCCGATTTTGCCAACCGCTTGCCGGATAAATCGGACTTGCGGCAGGCGGCCCTGTTTTGGCAGCTGGGGGTCGATGAAGCGACGGTGCAGGCCAGTTTGCGGCGTCTGCGCCAACCGAACTCGTTCGTGCGGTCGGTCGCTGCGATTTTGCGGGCGATCCCTGACTCGGATCCGCTTACCTGGACCGCGGAAACGTGGCGCGGCTACTTGTACCGCCACGGCAAACAGGCGGCGATCGATGCGATGCGGATATTAGGCGAGGCAAGTGAGGCGGATAACGGGAAAATCGGCCGCCTGCTGGACAAAGCAATCGAACGGCAGCCGATCTGGTCGGTTCGCGATCTGGCTGTGGACGGCCAGGATCTGATTCGCGAGCTGCAGATTCCGCCGGGGCCGTTGGTGGGGCAAATTTTGACGGAGCTGACAGAATGGACGTTGCAGCATCCGGCTTGCAACAACCGGCAACATCTGTTGGCTGCCGCACGGGTGCTGTACCAGCATTGGAAAAACGGTTCGCAGAAGGTATGA
- the dapB gene encoding 4-hydroxy-tetrahydrodipicolinate reductase translates to MTESNGKIRVVVVGAKGRMGREVVKTVLNDPQLELAGAVDRTLHQVDVGSVLGLGDIGVPFANRLGECLVQSNADVMIDFTNPAAVRDNVYTALEYGVRPVVGTTGMSQDDLLAWDRILREKGIGGIVAPNFAIGAILMMKFAAMAARYLPHVEIIELHHDQKLDAPSGTALKTAEMIAAERQSVRQGHPDEEEKLAGARGADFDGMRIHSVRLPGYVAHQEVIFGGVGQTLTIRHDSISRESFMPGVALAAKKVMELTGLVYGLEHLMF, encoded by the coding sequence ATGACAGAATCGAACGGAAAAATTCGCGTGGTAGTGGTTGGCGCCAAGGGCCGCATGGGCAGAGAAGTGGTGAAGACGGTGCTGAACGATCCGCAGCTAGAGCTGGCCGGCGCCGTTGATCGCACACTGCATCAAGTGGACGTTGGCAGCGTGCTGGGGCTGGGTGACATCGGAGTTCCGTTTGCAAACCGGTTGGGCGAATGTCTGGTGCAATCGAACGCCGATGTCATGATCGACTTTACCAATCCGGCCGCCGTTCGCGACAATGTGTACACGGCGCTTGAGTACGGAGTGCGACCTGTTGTCGGCACGACGGGCATGTCGCAGGATGATTTGCTGGCGTGGGACCGGATTCTACGGGAAAAAGGGATCGGCGGCATCGTGGCACCCAATTTTGCGATTGGCGCCATCCTGATGATGAAGTTTGCGGCGATGGCGGCCCGCTATCTGCCGCATGTGGAAATTATCGAGTTGCACCATGATCAAAAGTTGGACGCTCCTTCCGGCACCGCGCTGAAGACGGCGGAGATGATCGCTGCCGAGCGGCAAAGCGTGCGGCAGGGACATCCGGACGAGGAAGAAAAGCTGGCCGGGGCGCGCGGGGCCGATTTTGACGGCATGCGGATCCATTCGGTACGGCTGCCGGGCTATGTGGCCCATCAGGAAGTGATTTTCGGCGGGGTCGGTCAAACATTGACGATCCGCCACGATTCGATCAGCCGCGAGTCGTTTATGCCGGGCGTCGCGCTGGCGGCCAAAAAAGTGATGGAATTGACCGGTCTCGTCTACGGCCTGGAACATCTGATGTTTTGA
- a CDS encoding biotin--[acetyl-CoA-carboxylase] ligase, which produces MKEQILKLLRDNQDRYISGEEICQHFNVSRTAIWKHVKDLQEAGYEIDAVRNKGYRLLSIPDVVLAAEIRAGLQTKRMGQHVVDLQTIDSTNVLAAKLAEAGEPEGTLVIADRQTGGKGRRGKPWFSPPGTGIWMSLILRPKLPMAHAPQLTLVAAVAVSQALTEATGRKAGIKWPNDIFFDDRKCCGILTEMNMESEEINHVILGIGINVNQTESDFPDELRSIATSLRIVTGNHMRRAPLVQRILERFEGLYDQYVEHGTFAPIREQWKRQSITLGRYVSAHTPRGILTGLAVDIDEMGALILQNQDGLQKVYSADIQMS; this is translated from the coding sequence ATGAAAGAACAGATTTTGAAACTGTTGCGGGATAATCAGGACCGATATATTTCCGGCGAGGAAATCTGCCAGCATTTCAACGTGTCGCGCACCGCCATCTGGAAACATGTGAAAGACCTGCAGGAAGCAGGGTATGAAATCGACGCGGTGCGCAACAAAGGCTATCGCCTGCTGTCGATTCCGGACGTCGTGCTGGCGGCCGAAATCCGGGCGGGGCTGCAGACGAAACGGATGGGGCAGCACGTGGTCGATTTGCAGACGATCGATTCGACGAACGTGCTGGCGGCCAAGTTGGCGGAAGCAGGAGAGCCGGAAGGGACGCTGGTGATCGCCGATCGGCAGACAGGCGGCAAGGGGCGGCGCGGCAAGCCATGGTTTTCGCCGCCTGGCACCGGCATCTGGATGAGCCTGATCCTGCGGCCGAAATTGCCGATGGCGCACGCCCCGCAGCTCACCTTGGTGGCGGCTGTCGCCGTCAGCCAGGCGCTGACGGAAGCGACCGGCCGGAAAGCGGGGATCAAGTGGCCGAACGACATTTTTTTCGATGACAGGAAATGCTGCGGCATCCTGACCGAGATGAACATGGAGTCGGAAGAGATCAACCATGTGATTTTGGGAATCGGCATCAACGTCAATCAGACGGAGAGTGACTTCCCGGATGAGTTGCGAAGCATCGCCACATCGTTGCGCATCGTCACCGGGAATCACATGCGCCGGGCACCGTTGGTGCAGCGGATTCTCGAACGGTTCGAGGGATTGTACGACCAATACGTCGAACACGGCACGTTTGCCCCGATTCGCGAACAATGGAAGCGGCAGAGCATCACGCTCGGCCGGTATGTGTCGGCTCATACGCCGCGCGGGATTCTGACCGGGTTGGCGGTGGATATCGACGAGATGGGCGCCCTGATTCTGCAAAATCAGGACGGCCTGCAAAAAGTCTACTCGGCCGATATTCAGATGTCGTAA
- the ylbJ gene encoding sporulation integral membrane protein YlbJ, translating into MPGSPKRSATTLLALVVVFLTLSLVLYPEQAFEASVTGMKLFWDSVFPALLPFFILSEIMLGVGVVHALGILLEPLMRPLFSVPGVGAFALSMGLAAGYPMDAVITAKFRKNKMCSRVEGERLLAFTNTADPLFMFGAVAVGMLRNPGIGMLLAIAHYIGAFCVGILYKLYGRDQEHVEQDTRLQPIRGNLFARAYREMIRARAEDGRSLGKLLGDAINDSIKTSLMICGFIMFFAVVIKVLTVAGVIPLLALPLVGLFKLIGIDSSLVNPFLAGIVEIDIGSAQTAAAHAPLIQQLLIISFIIAWSGLSVHAQIASVLTGTDIRFTPYIVARFIHGVIAAVATVVLFHLGVGQTAASVMAPLVPSPLAVDIAEPSLAAKWLAALGSLKNWLLLISGLTGLSVLIYLTRRMKIIFFRIRMNNK; encoded by the coding sequence ATGCCTGGATCACCGAAACGCTCTGCGACAACACTATTGGCGCTTGTCGTCGTGTTTCTCACGCTTTCGCTCGTTCTCTATCCAGAGCAGGCGTTTGAAGCCAGCGTGACGGGAATGAAACTGTTTTGGGATTCTGTCTTCCCTGCGCTGCTGCCGTTTTTTATCCTGTCGGAGATCATGCTTGGCGTTGGTGTCGTACACGCACTGGGCATCCTGCTGGAACCGCTGATGCGGCCGCTGTTCAGCGTGCCGGGTGTCGGAGCGTTTGCCCTGTCAATGGGGCTGGCGGCCGGCTACCCGATGGATGCGGTGATCACCGCCAAGTTTCGCAAAAATAAAATGTGCAGCCGCGTCGAGGGGGAACGGCTGCTGGCGTTCACCAACACCGCCGATCCGTTGTTTATGTTTGGCGCAGTCGCGGTCGGTATGTTGCGCAACCCCGGGATCGGCATGCTGCTGGCAATCGCTCACTATATCGGAGCATTTTGCGTCGGCATTTTGTACAAACTCTACGGACGCGACCAGGAGCATGTGGAACAGGACACCCGGCTGCAGCCAATCCGCGGCAATCTGTTTGCCCGCGCCTACCGGGAAATGATCCGTGCCCGCGCCGAGGACGGCCGCTCATTGGGGAAACTGTTAGGCGACGCGATCAATGACTCCATCAAAACGTCGCTGATGATCTGCGGCTTTATCATGTTCTTCGCCGTGGTGATCAAAGTGTTGACGGTCGCCGGCGTGATTCCGCTGCTCGCCCTGCCGCTGGTCGGCCTGTTCAAGCTGATCGGGATTGACAGTTCGCTGGTCAACCCGTTTTTGGCAGGGATCGTTGAAATCGACATCGGTTCGGCCCAGACTGCCGCCGCGCACGCTCCGCTGATCCAACAATTATTGATCATTTCCTTTATCATCGCGTGGAGCGGACTGTCGGTGCATGCGCAGATCGCCTCCGTTCTGACTGGCACCGACATCCGTTTTACTCCCTATATCGTCGCGCGGTTTATTCACGGCGTGATCGCGGCCGTCGCGACCGTCGTTCTGTTCCATTTGGGAGTCGGCCAAACGGCCGCCAGCGTGATGGCGCCGCTCGTTCCCTCTCCGTTGGCGGTGGACATCGCGGAACCGAGTCTGGCGGCCAAATGGCTCGCCGCACTCGGTTCATTGAAGAATTGGCTGCTGCTGATCAGCGGCCTGACCGGATTGTCCGTTCTCATCTACCTGACCAGACGGATGAAAATCATCTTTTTCCGCATCCGCATGAACAACAAGTAA
- the panC gene encoding pantoate--beta-alanine ligase: MKIIHTIREIREYVREQRTLGKTVGLVPTMGSLHDGHLSLARQAKAECDVAVMSIFVNPLQFGPSEDYDRYPRNLEGDARLAETAGVDAIFAPPVHEMYPQPQMTFVDVEGLTENLCGASRPGHFRGVATVVTKLFNIVQPDKAFFGQKDAQQVRVIEQMVQDLNIPVQIVPCPIVREADGLAMSSRNVYLSPEERRQALAIYRALQAAEAMFGAGERSADAIREQVRSIIEAEPLAEVDYIKIVDLQTLSDTSLIDRDCLLAVAVRFGGTRLIDNVILRP, encoded by the coding sequence ATGAAAATTATCCATACGATTCGAGAGATACGCGAGTATGTTAGGGAACAACGGACGCTTGGCAAAACGGTGGGATTGGTGCCGACGATGGGATCGCTGCACGATGGCCATCTGTCGCTCGCCCGGCAGGCGAAAGCGGAATGTGATGTGGCTGTCATGAGCATTTTCGTCAATCCGTTGCAATTCGGGCCGTCGGAAGATTATGACCGCTACCCGCGCAATCTGGAAGGAGATGCGAGGTTGGCGGAAACGGCCGGGGTCGATGCAATTTTCGCTCCGCCCGTGCACGAGATGTACCCGCAACCGCAGATGACGTTTGTCGATGTGGAAGGGCTGACGGAAAATCTGTGCGGTGCGTCGCGGCCGGGCCATTTTCGCGGCGTGGCGACGGTGGTCACGAAGCTGTTCAATATCGTGCAGCCGGACAAGGCGTTCTTTGGGCAAAAAGACGCGCAACAGGTGCGCGTGATTGAACAGATGGTGCAGGATCTGAACATTCCGGTGCAAATCGTGCCTTGTCCGATCGTCCGGGAAGCGGACGGTCTGGCGATGAGTTCGCGCAACGTCTATTTGTCACCGGAGGAGAGGCGGCAGGCGCTGGCGATCTATCGCGCCTTGCAGGCGGCGGAAGCGATGTTCGGCGCAGGGGAACGCTCCGCTGACGCCATTCGGGAACAGGTCCGATCGATCATCGAAGCGGAACCGCTGGCAGAAGTCGATTACATCAAAATCGTCGATCTGCAGACGCTATCCGATACCAGCCTGATCGACCGCGACTGCTTGCTGGCAGTGGCCGTCCGGTTCGGCGGAACCCGTCTGATTGACAATGTGATCTTGCGTCCGTAA
- the bacA gene encoding undecaprenyl-diphosphate phosphatase encodes MHDYWIAVIQGIVEGLTEFLPVSSTGHLILTGDLLHFEGPKAATFEIVIQLGAILAVAVLYWRRILQLLGLRRDRSRFRSQLNLLHVLLAILPAMILGLLFHKAIKTYLFSPKTVLIGLVAGGIFMIAAEKWQRRVRAREIDDLSYGQAFSIGLAQCLALWPGFSRSGATIAGGLLTGASHKAAADFSFLIAIPMMVAASGYDLLKSYKDLSIADLDFFAIGFAVSFLVALLAVVSFLKLLERVKLTPFAYYRFLAAALFWIFVLR; translated from the coding sequence ACTGACCGAATTTTTACCGGTCTCGTCGACGGGCCATTTGATTTTAACGGGAGACCTGCTGCATTTTGAAGGACCGAAAGCCGCGACGTTTGAAATCGTGATTCAGTTGGGGGCGATCCTGGCGGTCGCCGTGCTGTACTGGCGGCGGATTCTGCAACTGCTGGGATTGCGGCGCGACCGTTCCCGGTTCCGCTCGCAACTCAACCTGCTGCACGTGCTGCTGGCGATCCTGCCGGCGATGATCTTGGGGCTTTTGTTCCACAAAGCGATCAAAACCTATCTGTTCTCGCCAAAGACGGTGCTGATCGGGCTGGTGGCCGGCGGGATTTTCATGATTGCAGCGGAAAAATGGCAGCGGCGCGTGCGGGCGCGGGAGATCGACGATCTCAGCTATGGCCAGGCGTTTTCCATAGGACTCGCACAATGTTTGGCGCTGTGGCCCGGATTTTCCCGCTCCGGCGCGACGATCGCCGGCGGTTTGCTGACGGGGGCGAGCCACAAGGCGGCGGCCGATTTTTCCTTTTTGATCGCAATTCCGATGATGGTGGCCGCGAGCGGCTATGACCTGCTGAAAAGTTACAAGGATCTGTCGATTGCCGATCTCGATTTTTTTGCGATCGGGTTCGCCGTCTCGTTTCTCGTTGCGCTGCTGGCTGTCGTTTCGTTTCTGAAACTGCTGGAACGGGTCAAGTTAACCCCGTTCGCCTATTACCGGTTCCTGGCAGCCGCTTTGTTCTGGATATTCGTGCTTCGCTAA
- the panD gene encoding aspartate 1-decarboxylase, translated as MYRMMMKSKLHRATVTEANLNYVGSITIDQDLMEAADILENEKVQIVNNNNGARFETYVIAGPRGSGTICLNGAAARLVQPGDTVIIISYAMLEEAEARKHQPVVVLLNPDNTIQDLIRETHGATATV; from the coding sequence ATGTACAGAATGATGATGAAATCGAAACTGCATCGTGCCACGGTGACGGAAGCGAACTTGAACTATGTCGGTTCGATTACGATCGACCAGGACCTGATGGAGGCGGCCGACATCCTGGAGAATGAAAAAGTGCAGATCGTCAACAACAACAACGGCGCCCGGTTTGAAACGTATGTGATCGCCGGGCCGCGCGGTTCGGGCACGATCTGCCTGAATGGCGCGGCTGCTCGCTTGGTGCAGCCGGGCGACACGGTGATCATCATCTCGTATGCGATGCTGGAAGAAGCGGAAGCTCGCAAGCACCAGCCGGTCGTCGTGCTGCTCAACCCGGACAACACGATCCAGGACCTGATTCGGGAAACGCACGGTGCAACTGCCACCGTTTGA
- the mgsA gene encoding methylglyoxal synthase: MNIALIAHDRKKETLVNFVVAYRHIFAKANLFATGTTGGRIQEATGLRVHRFQSGPLGGDQQIGAMIAENRMDLVIFFRDPLMAQPHEPDIIALLRLCDVHNIPVATNMATAEILVKALDRGDFAWRETVHGE; encoded by the coding sequence GTGAATATCGCGTTGATTGCGCACGACCGCAAGAAAGAGACGTTGGTCAATTTCGTGGTGGCATACCGCCATATTTTTGCAAAAGCGAATCTGTTCGCCACCGGCACCACCGGCGGCCGGATTCAGGAGGCGACGGGCCTGCGGGTGCACCGGTTTCAGTCGGGGCCGCTGGGGGGCGACCAGCAGATCGGTGCGATGATTGCGGAAAACCGGATGGATCTGGTGATCTTCTTCCGCGATCCGCTGATGGCCCAGCCGCACGAGCCGGATATTATCGCCTTGCTGCGGCTGTGTGACGTGCATAACATTCCGGTGGCGACCAACATGGCGACCGCCGAGATTCTGGTGAAAGCGTTGGATCGCGGCGATTTTGCATGGCGGGAAACGGTTCACGGCGAGTGA
- a CDS encoding nucleotide pyrophosphohydrolase, whose translation MEKLTLSAMQQEVDEYISQFKEGYFPPMSLIVRLTEELGELAREVSHRFGEKKKKATEANGSIAEEIGDVLYCLTCLANSLDIDLEQAHRAVMHKFRTRDADRWTRKDD comes from the coding sequence ATGGAAAAATTGACCCTGTCCGCCATGCAGCAGGAGGTGGACGAGTATATCTCGCAGTTTAAAGAGGGTTATTTTCCGCCGATGAGCCTGATCGTCCGGCTGACGGAAGAACTGGGCGAGCTGGCGCGAGAGGTCAGCCATCGGTTTGGCGAGAAAAAGAAAAAGGCGACGGAAGCGAACGGCAGCATCGCAGAGGAAATCGGAGATGTGCTGTATTGCCTGACGTGCCTGGCGAATTCGCTCGACATCGACCTGGAACAGGCGCACCGGGCGGTCATGCACAAGTTTCGGACGCGGGACGCCGACCGGTGGACTCGCAAAGATGATTGA